Proteins encoded within one genomic window of Verrucomicrobiia bacterium:
- a CDS encoding spermidine/putrescine ABC transporter substrate-binding protein has protein sequence MKKMKKQTLICSLLAMIALSGCGKKEENKMANEESGKPMAKEINLFAWSEYVPQAVIDGFTKETGIRVNYETYSSNEEMLSKLLSGATSYDLIQPSEYTIEALMKQNKLAPLDHSKLPNLENIGEEYKNLAHDPGLKYSVPWMVGTVGIVVNTDVVKDPVKGYKDVFSEKYAGRIVALNDNREWSSWALAAMGLPINDVTPENLQKVRPLLAEWVKRVKVFDSDSPKTALLNGDVDLGVVWSGEAAILYNEDQKFVYVLPEEGAHMFVDSLAIPADAPHQEAAHLFINYILRPEVSKLISDDFPYTNPNLKARELLSPEQLNNPASYPTAPGHLEIFRDIGKSAADIDQLMTDLKSS, from the coding sequence ATGAAGAAAATGAAAAAACAAACATTAATCTGTTCGTTGCTAGCGATGATAGCATTGTCTGGCTGCGGTAAAAAAGAAGAGAACAAGATGGCCAACGAAGAAAGCGGCAAGCCGATGGCTAAAGAAATTAACCTTTTTGCCTGGTCAGAATATGTGCCGCAAGCCGTGATTGATGGGTTTACAAAAGAAACTGGCATTCGGGTTAATTACGAAACTTACTCGTCCAATGAAGAGATGTTGTCAAAACTCTTATCAGGTGCGACTTCTTATGATTTAATTCAGCCCTCTGAGTATACGATTGAGGCTTTGATGAAGCAAAATAAGCTGGCTCCTTTAGATCATTCTAAACTTCCTAATTTGGAAAATATTGGAGAGGAATATAAGAATTTAGCGCATGATCCTGGTTTAAAATATAGTGTGCCTTGGATGGTTGGTACAGTGGGCATTGTTGTCAATACAGATGTAGTAAAAGATCCGGTGAAAGGTTACAAAGATGTTTTTAGCGAGAAATATGCCGGTCGTATTGTGGCGCTAAACGATAATCGAGAATGGTCTTCTTGGGCGTTGGCCGCTATGGGTTTACCAATTAATGATGTGACACCAGAAAACTTGCAAAAAGTTCGTCCACTTTTGGCTGAATGGGTGAAGCGAGTAAAAGTGTTTGATTCTGACAGTCCTAAAACAGCTTTGTTGAACGGAGACGTTGACTTGGGTGTGGTTTGGAGTGGAGAAGCAGCGATTCTTTATAATGAAGATCAAAAGTTTGTTTATGTTTTACCAGAGGAGGGCGCCCACATGTTTGTGGATAGTCTTGCTATTCCAGCTGATGCGCCTCATCAAGAAGCGGCTCATTTGTTTATTAACTATATTTTACGTCCTGAAGTTAGCAAATTGATTTCAGATGATTTTCCTTATACTAATCCTAATTTGAAGGCGCGTGAGCTTCTTTCACCGGAACAACTCAACAATCCAGCCAGTTATCCTACAGCTCCAGGGCATTTGGAGATTTTCCGAGATATTGGAAAATCAGCTGCTGATATTGATCAGTTAATGACAGATTTGAAGAGCTCTTAA
- a CDS encoding ABC transporter permease produces MNFAAGADQDFQGRQRPAGLMGWLLMAPMLLWLLAFVVAPALILLVYSFCERDALGQVVYKFNWSNYTRVFNPIYVKILLRSLWYAFLTTVLCVGIGYPVAYYIGRAREEVRNKLLMLVMIPFWTSFLIRTYAWITILKSEGLLSGMLQYTRIISAPLEILYTPSAIIIGLVYSYVPFMILPIYGSVERLDNALIEAACDLGAGPARAFSSVIIPLTQPGIVAGILLVFIPSIGMYAISDLMGGARVPMIGNVIQNQFLQARDWPFGAALGMTIMILFVLAFWLSSYRKTS; encoded by the coding sequence ATGAATTTTGCAGCTGGCGCAGACCAAGATTTTCAAGGCAGGCAAAGGCCCGCAGGTTTGATGGGATGGCTTTTAATGGCACCTATGCTTCTGTGGCTGCTTGCTTTTGTGGTAGCGCCAGCTCTGATTCTTTTAGTCTATAGTTTTTGCGAGCGCGACGCTTTGGGGCAAGTAGTTTATAAATTTAATTGGAGCAATTATACACGCGTTTTTAATCCGATTTATGTTAAAATTCTACTGCGTTCCTTGTGGTATGCTTTTCTTACCACAGTATTGTGCGTTGGGATTGGCTATCCTGTGGCTTATTACATAGGTCGTGCACGTGAGGAGGTGCGCAATAAATTGTTAATGCTAGTCATGATTCCGTTTTGGACGAGTTTTTTAATTCGCACTTATGCCTGGATTACGATTTTAAAATCGGAAGGACTTTTGAGTGGCATGTTGCAATATACACGCATTATTTCAGCGCCTTTAGAAATCCTTTATACACCCAGCGCCATTATTATTGGTTTAGTTTATAGTTATGTGCCCTTTATGATTTTGCCGATTTATGGCAGTGTTGAGCGTTTGGATAACGCTTTGATCGAAGCAGCCTGTGATTTGGGTGCTGGTCCTGCGCGGGCTTTTTCGTCGGTTATTATTCCTTTGACTCAACCGGGAATTGTGGCGGGCATTTTGTTGGTTTTCATTCCTTCAATTGGGATGTATGCGATTTCGGATTTGATGGGGGGAGCTCGCGTTCCTATGATTGGAAATGTTATCCAGAATCAATTTTTACAAGCGCGCGATTGGCCATTTGGAGCCGCTCTTGGTATGACTATTATGATTCTGTTCGTCTTAGCATTTTGGCTCAGTTCTTATCGAAAGACATCTTAA
- a CDS encoding S8 family serine peptidase has translation MKNFYYPSMVFVFYLILVSALAELNHSPSLWTTPNQMIIDNAGYPRTMEVAKDEIYIQSKLPLRHAPATHFPTKASAETLHQYAQSLDNTKKYNIYLVLYEKGKPRNEKTRCLLSDEILVELKPGTDPLPLAKQLNATVEKPAGGLPDNFHRFIVSKTGNTLGATQILRQNSNLVLSAEPLLIRKKSKRGFPNDPLFPKQWYLNNTGQNNGTSGIDCHVSPVWSDPFGAPGSLLGRNIRIGIIDDGLQVSHPDLKPNVDIKNGYDFLDQDNSPNPSLALNDSHGTSVAGLAAAKENNNNGVSGVAPEAKLVGLRIMSTDENLTDTGEAKAFTWKNDIIQIKNNSWGPVEAFIGPGTQASSALKKSAIQGRQGLGTIFVWAAGNNENADGDTLDNANYDGYANSIYTIAVGGVNALGKVALPYDTEPGANLIVCAPTLNITTTDLIGKAGDGPNDYIFDFGGTSAATPLVSGVIALMLEKNPNLGWRDAQEILIRSAKKVDDRNKDWINNAAGFHFNHSYGAGLVDAEKAVKLSASWKNLSPQKSATLDYQKITQLPEGNEKEIVFNIKQNLRVEHVTFTLTLSHDTLWDLSISLTSPSGTLSQLKQPTINIYESGTHFKWTFMTVHNWGETSQGTWKVSIKDSLPNNKTGELKKASLTIYGTETL, from the coding sequence ATGAAAAACTTTTACTATCCTTCGATGGTTTTTGTTTTTTATCTTATCCTAGTTTCAGCGTTGGCTGAATTAAATCATTCCCCATCATTATGGACAACACCCAATCAAATGATCATTGACAACGCTGGTTATCCACGAACGATGGAAGTCGCTAAAGATGAAATTTACATCCAAAGCAAACTGCCTCTTCGCCATGCTCCAGCTACTCATTTCCCGACTAAAGCCTCTGCGGAAACCCTTCACCAATATGCCCAATCCTTGGATAACACCAAAAAATATAACATTTATCTTGTCCTTTACGAAAAAGGAAAACCTAGAAACGAAAAAACACGTTGCCTCTTAAGCGACGAAATTCTAGTCGAACTCAAACCCGGCACTGATCCCCTTCCTCTAGCAAAACAACTCAACGCTACCGTTGAAAAACCAGCCGGAGGATTGCCTGATAACTTCCATCGTTTCATTGTTTCAAAAACAGGCAATACCTTGGGTGCCACTCAAATATTAAGACAAAATTCCAATCTCGTTCTCTCTGCAGAACCTCTTCTCATTAGAAAAAAAAGCAAACGCGGATTTCCTAATGATCCACTTTTCCCCAAACAATGGTATTTAAACAATACAGGCCAAAACAATGGAACATCAGGCATTGATTGCCATGTTTCGCCCGTGTGGTCTGATCCTTTTGGCGCACCCGGAAGTCTTCTGGGACGAAACATCCGCATTGGCATTATCGATGACGGATTACAAGTCAGCCATCCTGATTTAAAACCCAACGTCGACATTAAAAATGGCTACGATTTTCTTGATCAAGATAATAGCCCCAACCCTAGCTTAGCTTTAAATGATTCTCATGGCACTTCTGTTGCCGGCTTGGCGGCTGCGAAAGAAAATAATAACAATGGCGTTTCAGGCGTTGCCCCAGAAGCGAAACTGGTTGGTCTACGAATCATGAGTACGGACGAAAACCTTACTGATACAGGTGAAGCAAAAGCTTTTACGTGGAAAAATGATATCATCCAAATTAAAAACAATAGCTGGGGTCCTGTTGAAGCCTTCATTGGACCCGGCACTCAAGCCTCTTCTGCTTTGAAAAAAAGCGCCATTCAAGGACGTCAAGGATTAGGCACCATTTTTGTATGGGCCGCAGGCAACAACGAAAACGCCGATGGGGACACGCTTGATAACGCCAACTACGATGGCTATGCCAACTCTATTTACACCATCGCAGTGGGAGGCGTAAATGCTTTAGGCAAAGTCGCTTTACCTTACGATACCGAACCGGGCGCTAATTTGATCGTATGTGCGCCTACATTAAACATTACAACAACAGACCTTATAGGGAAAGCCGGCGATGGACCTAACGACTACATCTTCGATTTTGGTGGAACTTCTGCGGCAACTCCACTTGTTTCTGGAGTTATTGCATTAATGTTAGAAAAAAATCCTAATTTAGGTTGGCGCGATGCTCAGGAAATTTTGATCCGTTCTGCAAAGAAAGTAGATGATAGAAATAAAGATTGGATTAATAACGCTGCCGGTTTCCATTTTAATCACAGCTACGGTGCAGGATTAGTTGATGCTGAAAAAGCCGTTAAACTCTCCGCCAGTTGGAAAAATCTTTCCCCACAAAAAAGCGCAACCCTTGACTACCAAAAAATCACACAACTTCCCGAAGGAAATGAAAAAGAAATCGTTTTTAATATAAAACAAAATCTTCGCGTAGAACATGTCACCTTCACACTTACCCTTAGCCATGACACCTTATGGGATCTCTCGATTTCCCTGACATCACCTTCCGGCACTCTAAGCCAACTTAAACAACCGACCATTAATATTTACGAGTCCGGCACTCATTTCAAATGGACCTTCATGACCGTTCACAATTGGGGAGAAACCTCTCAAGGCACTTGGAAGGTTAGCATCAAAGATTCTCTTCCAAACAATAAAACGGGTGAGTTGAAAAAGGCTAGCCTAACGATTTATGGAACAGAAACTCTTTGA
- a CDS encoding glycosyltransferase, translating into MTSTQRLECRAKFFFLGEKKFHLQGVTYGPFRPDSNTPDIFLPAEEKIKRDLEIIRQLGANTLRLYHVPPRWFLDLLAENQLYALITVPWQQHLTFLDHRKTRHDIQHRIRRAAEQCANHPALMALLIGNEIPSDMVRWYGAKKIRNFLDELIAIVKNQDANTLVSYAAYPTTEYLIPRFADFLTYNVYLHRQTDFQNYLARLQNLAEEKPLILGEFGMDTQRHTQAEQAEMLTWHIETVIRSGLAGTILFSFTDEWFTGGHDITDWEFGLVTRDRSPKLAYHTVQKLWKNSSSLVPLPQTPKVSIVVCSYNGGKTLKGALESLDRLTYPNYEIILVDDGSTDNSQQLVQEFETDRAQRANKPDFKNIIQPNLGLSAARNNGIHAAIGEIIAFTDSDCIADREWIYYLVNTLLQGDFAAVGGPNISPPAHNWVQACVAAAPGSPSHVLTSDTVAEHVPGCNMAYWKWALLEIDGFDIEYRKAGDDVDVCWRLIQRGYQIGFSPSAVVWHHRRFTVKAYFKQQSGYGEAEALLRFKHLIYFGTTGGAKWRGTVYGTPRFEHIFSGPIIYHGTFGMGLFQCIYPRQEAAWIGIVSSLEWMLFTLFIFLLSWKIEPLRLLPLIMLGLTLAASASWMARARLEPKHDSILSRLLLLYLALTQPWVRSWARYFTWLKHKCTPRKVIASKETSLQGKVIWITPSQQAFWNEQGKTRQTLLDKMLTLLEDEGWKYSIDVGWSNWDLLIFGNRWWHLKIKTANEFHGGPKVLTRVIYQPKLTAFSFIILIFILSLLLVLVEKSAYVFAGTALVMVFLLYRGRRFQKRIAALTEAAAEQCQFFSLNKKTMNQW; encoded by the coding sequence ATGACATCTACTCAGCGACTGGAATGTCGCGCTAAATTCTTTTTTCTCGGCGAAAAAAAGTTTCACCTTCAAGGTGTGACTTATGGCCCGTTTCGACCTGATTCCAACACGCCCGACATCTTTTTACCTGCCGAAGAGAAAATAAAGCGTGATCTAGAAATCATTCGCCAACTCGGCGCTAACACGTTGCGCCTTTACCATGTCCCTCCGCGATGGTTTCTGGACTTGCTTGCGGAAAACCAGCTTTACGCCCTTATCACTGTTCCTTGGCAACAACACTTAACCTTTTTAGATCATCGCAAAACGCGACATGACATCCAACATCGCATTCGTCGCGCCGCGGAACAATGCGCCAATCATCCTGCTCTCATGGCACTATTAATTGGCAACGAAATTCCCAGCGACATGGTGCGATGGTATGGAGCGAAAAAAATCCGAAATTTCCTGGATGAACTCATCGCGATTGTCAAAAATCAAGACGCTAACACACTAGTTTCTTACGCTGCCTACCCGACCACAGAATATTTAATTCCGCGTTTTGCCGATTTTTTAACCTACAACGTTTATCTCCATCGCCAAACCGATTTTCAAAACTATCTAGCGCGCTTACAAAATCTCGCAGAAGAAAAACCTCTCATCTTAGGCGAGTTTGGCATGGACACCCAACGCCATACTCAAGCAGAGCAAGCCGAAATGTTAACCTGGCACATCGAAACCGTAATTCGCTCCGGTCTAGCTGGCACGATTCTTTTTTCTTTCACCGACGAATGGTTTACAGGAGGTCATGATATCACCGATTGGGAATTTGGTTTAGTCACTCGCGATCGTTCGCCTAAACTTGCTTATCATACCGTTCAAAAACTTTGGAAAAATTCCAGCTCTCTCGTTCCATTACCGCAAACGCCTAAAGTTTCCATTGTCGTTTGCTCTTATAATGGCGGAAAAACGCTAAAAGGCGCTTTGGAATCTCTCGATCGACTCACTTACCCTAACTACGAAATCATTCTTGTGGATGACGGCTCCACCGACAACTCGCAACAACTCGTTCAAGAATTTGAAACAGATCGCGCTCAACGCGCTAATAAACCTGATTTTAAAAACATTATTCAACCCAATCTCGGTCTCAGCGCGGCTCGCAACAATGGCATTCACGCAGCAATCGGTGAAATCATAGCCTTTACCGATTCCGACTGCATAGCAGATCGTGAATGGATTTATTATTTAGTGAACACGCTACTCCAAGGAGATTTTGCTGCAGTGGGCGGCCCCAACATTTCTCCACCTGCTCACAATTGGGTGCAAGCCTGCGTCGCTGCGGCACCCGGGTCACCTAGTCACGTTCTGACTTCAGACACCGTCGCAGAACATGTTCCAGGCTGTAACATGGCGTATTGGAAATGGGCACTTTTGGAAATCGACGGTTTCGACATAGAATATCGCAAAGCGGGTGACGATGTCGACGTTTGCTGGCGCCTCATCCAACGCGGTTACCAAATCGGTTTCAGCCCTTCGGCTGTAGTGTGGCATCACCGTCGTTTTACGGTAAAAGCTTATTTCAAACAACAATCCGGCTATGGTGAGGCCGAGGCGTTGTTGCGATTCAAACATCTGATTTATTTTGGCACTACGGGTGGAGCAAAATGGCGAGGCACGGTTTATGGCACACCCCGTTTTGAACATATTTTTTCGGGTCCCATCATCTATCACGGCACATTTGGCATGGGTCTTTTCCAATGCATCTACCCGCGTCAAGAAGCCGCTTGGATAGGCATCGTAAGCAGTTTAGAGTGGATGCTCTTTACTCTTTTCATCTTCTTACTCTCATGGAAAATTGAGCCGCTGCGTTTGTTGCCCTTAATTATGTTAGGATTAACTTTAGCCGCCAGTGCTTCCTGGATGGCCCGTGCAAGATTAGAACCGAAACATGATTCCATTTTAAGTCGCCTACTACTACTCTATCTCGCACTCACCCAACCCTGGGTTCGCTCCTGGGCGCGCTATTTCACCTGGCTCAAACATAAATGCACACCTCGAAAAGTTATCGCATCCAAAGAAACCTCACTCCAAGGCAAAGTCATCTGGATCACGCCCAGTCAACAAGCATTTTGGAATGAACAAGGAAAAACTCGCCAAACGCTACTGGATAAAATGTTGACTCTACTCGAAGATGAAGGCTGGAAATACTCCATCGACGTAGGTTGGAGCAATTGGGATTTATTGATCTTTGGCAATCGCTGGTGGCATTTAAAAATAAAAACCGCTAACGAATTTCATGGCGGCCCTAAAGTTCTAACGCGCGTGATTTACCAACCCAAATTAACTGCCTTCAGCTTCATTATTCTTATTTTTATTTTAAGTCTTCTCCTGGTTCTGGTTGAAAAATCCGCTTACGTTTTTGCGGGCACTGCTCTCGTTATGGTTTTTCTTCTCTACCGCGGCCGTCGTTTCCAAAAAAGAATCGCTGCCCTTACCGAAGCCGCCGCTGAACAATGCCAATTTTTCTCTTTAAACAAAAAAACAATGAATCAGTGGTAA
- a CDS encoding aspartate aminotransferase family protein, with product MPLDIKALVNQRLGDNYETHYRYLNHTLVKVHRTIGFDKVYVRAKGAYLYDKEGNEYLDFLAGFGVFNIGRNHPVPQQAIRDVLDLDLPNMVQMDCAFLAGILAEKLVERFAKQGASHLDAVFLCNSGTEAVEGALKFARAATKRPRILALKNSYHGLSYGSLSVTGNPYFHEGFGPFLPGCEHVNLGDLNELEQELKKGDVAAFLIECVQGKGIKFPKDDYFQQAQALCRQHGTLLICDEVQSGLGRTGKWFAFEHWNLEPDIVTLAKTLSAGYVPCGAIVTRRAIYQATFSRLDRCIVHSTTFGRNNLAAVCGLAALSVLEEENLVENAAKQGKILEEALLVLKQKHDVIYDIRMKGLMCAIEFGEPKSLMQKMGWKAIHKMDKGLFPQLIVTPLLTKHRVMTQVAANNCDIVKFLPPLVIGQKEIDWFVNALDHVLLDLRKFPGPLWEMGGNFFKAMKSDISQKPEPITA from the coding sequence ATGCCGCTCGATATCAAAGCGCTTGTTAATCAGCGATTGGGGGATAATTATGAAACGCATTACCGTTATCTCAATCACACCCTTGTCAAAGTGCATCGCACCATCGGATTTGATAAAGTTTATGTACGAGCCAAAGGTGCTTATCTTTATGATAAAGAAGGTAATGAATATTTGGATTTTTTAGCCGGCTTTGGTGTATTTAATATCGGTCGCAACCACCCTGTACCGCAACAGGCTATTCGCGACGTTTTAGATCTCGATTTGCCCAATATGGTGCAAATGGATTGTGCTTTTCTCGCTGGCATTTTGGCAGAAAAACTGGTGGAACGATTTGCCAAACAAGGAGCATCGCATTTGGATGCGGTGTTTTTGTGCAACAGCGGCACCGAAGCTGTGGAAGGCGCTTTGAAATTTGCGCGCGCCGCTACAAAACGCCCTCGCATTTTGGCGTTAAAAAATTCTTATCACGGTCTTTCCTATGGTTCGCTTTCGGTGACAGGAAATCCTTATTTTCATGAGGGATTTGGTCCTTTTTTGCCCGGTTGCGAGCATGTGAATTTAGGCGATTTGAACGAGTTGGAACAAGAACTCAAAAAAGGGGATGTGGCGGCTTTTTTAATCGAATGTGTGCAAGGGAAAGGGATTAAATTTCCTAAAGACGACTATTTTCAGCAAGCGCAAGCTTTGTGTCGACAACATGGCACATTGCTTATTTGCGATGAAGTGCAATCCGGTTTGGGTCGCACAGGCAAATGGTTTGCATTTGAACATTGGAATCTTGAGCCGGATATTGTTACCCTCGCCAAAACATTGAGTGCGGGCTATGTGCCTTGTGGTGCGATTGTGACCCGCCGCGCTATTTACCAAGCCACTTTTTCACGTTTGGATCGCTGCATTGTGCATTCCACAACCTTTGGCAGAAACAATTTAGCTGCGGTTTGTGGTTTGGCTGCTTTATCCGTTTTGGAAGAAGAAAACCTGGTCGAAAATGCGGCGAAACAAGGAAAAATTCTGGAAGAGGCATTGTTGGTGTTAAAGCAAAAACATGATGTGATTTATGATATCCGAATGAAAGGGCTCATGTGCGCTATTGAATTTGGTGAACCCAAGTCGCTCATGCAAAAAATGGGTTGGAAAGCGATTCACAAAATGGACAAAGGTCTTTTCCCTCAACTCATCGTCACGCCACTTCTTACGAAACATCGTGTTATGACGCAAGTCGCCGCGAATAATTGTGATATTGTGAAGTTTTTGCCCCCACTGGTTATCGGTCAAAAAGAGATCGATTGGTTCGTGA
- a CDS encoding FHA domain-containing protein, giving the protein MPRLLGQSSELGELAFDLADPEITIGRAEGNAIRINDGSVSSRHAVLTFTEDDYTIKDLNSTNGTRVNGTKIVQQKLQRGDVVHIGNLQFQYQSETGGAIQPLPEPTQAQQFNVANQSARPTNFVNAAPFPKTNSAKEEKKYYSLLTLMGILAVLAVIGWALRLFILDVK; this is encoded by the coding sequence ATGCCACGTCTATTGGGTCAATCCTCAGAACTAGGAGAATTAGCTTTTGATCTTGCCGATCCTGAAATCACGATCGGTCGAGCGGAAGGCAACGCGATTCGTATAAATGACGGAAGCGTGTCCAGTCGTCACGCTGTGCTTACGTTCACGGAAGATGATTATACTATTAAAGATTTAAACTCCACTAATGGCACTCGTGTAAATGGCACAAAAATTGTGCAACAAAAACTACAACGTGGCGATGTGGTTCATATCGGTAATTTGCAGTTTCAATACCAATCAGAAACTGGAGGCGCGATTCAACCGTTGCCCGAGCCTACCCAAGCGCAGCAATTTAACGTGGCTAACCAAAGCGCGCGACCAACCAATTTTGTAAATGCGGCGCCTTTTCCAAAAACTAATTCGGCAAAAGAAGAGAAAAAATATTATTCCCTTCTTACCCTAATGGGAATTTTAGCGGTGTTAGCGGTGATCGGCTGGGCGCTTCGTTTATTTATCTTAGACGTCAAATAG
- the carA gene encoding glutamine-hydrolyzing carbamoyl-phosphate synthase small subunit — MKEAILALEDGFILRGKAVGSLKPALGEVCFNTAMTGYEEVLTDPSYKGQIVAMTYPQIGNYGINEEDQESLRPQVNGFVMRELSPMVSNWRSRLSLEEYLLKNDIAAIEQVDTRALTKHLRTRGALRGVITSEKLSDVAASDLAKSFSYEGVDFVKEVTTKQTYFWDEKGEKSSAWPFPQSSLEPLRYRVVAYDFGMKHNILRCLRRSGFQVKVVPANTSANEVLRDNPDGIFLSNGPGDPAALTYAHRNIRDLIGKKPMFGICLGHQIISYALGGKTFKLKFGHRGANQPVKDLRTGKIAITSQNHGFAVATDSLPSEVEVTQVNLNDNTCEGLAHRTLNLFSVQYHPEASPGPSDASYLFQEFAKRIESSQK, encoded by the coding sequence ATGAAGGAAGCGATTTTGGCTTTGGAAGATGGTTTTATTCTTCGAGGCAAAGCAGTGGGTTCGTTGAAACCTGCTTTAGGCGAAGTCTGTTTTAATACTGCAATGACCGGTTATGAAGAGGTGTTGACCGATCCTTCTTATAAAGGGCAAATCGTTGCTATGACTTATCCCCAAATTGGAAACTATGGCATTAACGAAGAAGATCAGGAATCGCTCCGGCCTCAAGTTAATGGCTTTGTGATGCGCGAACTTTCTCCGATGGTTTCCAATTGGCGTTCTCGTTTGTCCTTGGAGGAATATTTATTAAAAAATGATATTGCCGCTATCGAACAGGTTGATACTCGCGCATTGACCAAACATTTGCGAACGCGTGGCGCTTTGCGAGGAGTCATCACTTCCGAAAAACTTTCTGATGTCGCGGCTAGCGATTTGGCAAAAAGCTTTTCTTATGAAGGCGTGGATTTTGTGAAGGAAGTCACTACAAAACAAACTTATTTTTGGGATGAGAAGGGCGAAAAGAGTTCTGCTTGGCCGTTTCCTCAATCTTCTTTAGAACCCTTACGTTATCGTGTTGTGGCTTATGATTTTGGTATGAAACACAATATTTTGCGTTGCTTGCGACGATCTGGGTTTCAAGTCAAAGTGGTTCCCGCCAACACTTCGGCAAATGAGGTTTTGCGCGATAATCCTGATGGCATTTTTCTGTCAAACGGTCCTGGCGATCCTGCCGCGCTGACTTATGCGCATCGCAATATTCGAGATTTGATTGGGAAAAAACCGATGTTCGGCATTTGTCTGGGACATCAAATTATTTCCTACGCACTTGGCGGCAAAACGTTTAAACTTAAATTTGGTCATCGCGGCGCCAATCAACCGGTAAAAGATTTGCGAACAGGAAAGATAGCCATCACTTCGCAAAACCATGGTTTTGCTGTGGCTACGGATTCTTTGCCTTCAGAAGTAGAGGTGACACAGGTCAATTTGAACGATAACACGTGTGAAGGTCTTGCCCATCGCACTTTGAATCTTTTTTCCGTGCAATATCATCCTGAGGCCTCGCCGGGTCCTTCGGATGCGAGCTATCTTTTTCAAGAATTTGCCAAAAGAATTGAATCTTCTCAAAAATAA
- a CDS encoding ABC transporter permease, producing the protein MGWVNMLFGVWTWLVFAFLYLPILLLIIFSFNKSKLNIVWTGFTLDWYVKLMHNQPIIRALRNSLIIAGFTTVISVILGTVGAWLLYRYRYPAMRTLNTLIFIPMVIPEIIMGISLLILFTVVSFGLGFMTIIISHVTFCFPFVLVAIQARLSGLDPFLEEAAMDLGATPVKAFWLVIVPYLLPAIFSGTLMSFTLSLDELLVTYFVASPSSATLPMKVFGMAKVGLNPMLNAISTIFILGTAVLVLVSEYSKKFNR; encoded by the coding sequence ATGGGTTGGGTAAATATGCTTTTCGGGGTTTGGACATGGTTGGTTTTTGCTTTTCTTTATTTGCCAATTCTATTGCTGATTATTTTTTCTTTTAATAAATCCAAACTGAATATTGTTTGGACCGGCTTTACATTGGATTGGTATGTGAAGTTAATGCATAACCAACCGATTATTCGGGCTTTGCGCAATAGTTTGATTATTGCCGGTTTTACAACGGTAATTTCGGTAATATTGGGGACGGTAGGAGCGTGGTTGCTCTATCGCTATCGTTATCCTGCGATGCGCACGTTGAATACTTTGATTTTTATTCCCATGGTCATTCCGGAAATTATTATGGGGATTAGCTTATTGATTCTTTTTACCGTGGTGAGTTTTGGGTTGGGTTTTATGACGATTATTATTTCGCACGTAACGTTTTGTTTCCCTTTTGTATTGGTAGCGATTCAAGCGCGTTTGTCGGGTTTAGACCCTTTTTTAGAAGAAGCGGCGATGGATTTAGGGGCAACGCCTGTTAAAGCGTTTTGGTTGGTAATCGTGCCTTATTTATTGCCAGCGATTTTTTCGGGCACTTTGATGTCGTTTACTTTATCTTTGGATGAGTTGTTGGTGACTTATTTTGTGGCAAGTCCTTCTTCAGCGACTTTGCCGATGAAGGTTTTTGGTATGGCGAAGGTGGGATTGAATCCGATGTTGAACGCGATTTCGACAATCTTTATTTTAGGAACGGCTGTTTTAGTTTTGGTGTCGGAATACAGTAAAAAATTTAATCGATAA
- a CDS encoding DUF4032 domain-containing protein translates to MRINDIDELLKNSSLYREFLAEREEILKHKWIESEKVGRDVGFEKALIDWTMKHRAQWRQSRASFHSSDEDGR, encoded by the coding sequence GTGCGAATTAATGATATAGATGAGCTGTTGAAAAATTCGTCCCTTTATCGAGAATTTCTCGCGGAACGGGAGGAGATTTTAAAGCACAAATGGATTGAAAGCGAAAAAGTGGGACGCGATGTAGGCTTTGAAAAAGCGTTGATCGATTGGACCATGAAACATCGAGCACAGTGGCGTCAATCTCGGGCCTCTTTTCATTCTTCTGATGAAGATGGAAGGTAA